A stretch of the Medicago truncatula cultivar Jemalong A17 chromosome 5, MtrunA17r5.0-ANR, whole genome shotgun sequence genome encodes the following:
- the LOC11420096 gene encoding protein PTST homolog 2, chloroplastic, which produces MHSLTFPHLTLSLFPPIFVSSHSSRKVQNFAVLSEFSLVLGRESSIRKDHFYTQKGLYWSCSRFLTRCKDWAGDFSSLEEELLEFMQNSENPERFPTKEELIRGGRVDLVEGIVKEGGWLSYGWNLNHGSVESVDFEDGNVAKASGVAASSNSDDLSLANSSQPAESVEIEAEESGIEGILNRLEKYRNSSFGGGFGEKEVGVSSDNKKDKEEWDHRTIKDGVAAKLNNSSRQSSLNPTTSPLSGSQIKLDQHGSQLASNNSRNSIKPETWRSWIDQRTGFSNADFEDAEIVPSETQKGRASDVSGRLEIVKIGEFSDEPINRETGLDTLDTIVNANHNDIKSRIQLLESELSSVLHSLRSNTSEVTMLMEQKNSSDDLAKLSDAWEFQETEIMNSQARLRSLRANLAVLEGKMALAIMDAQKAIDEKQKKIDHAHKALKLLKPTCVVWPNIASEVFLVGSFDGWSSQRKMEKSNTGIFSVFLQLYPGNYEIKFIVDGEWKIDPLRPVVNNNGYVNNLLVVHD; this is translated from the exons ATGCATTCTCTCACCTTCCCACATTTGACCCTTTCTCTCTTTCCCCCTATCTTTGTCTCATCACACTCTTCAAGAAAAGTTCAAAACTTCGCAGTTTTAAGCGAGTTTAGTTTGGTTCTTGGGCGTGAAAGTTCTATCAGAAAAGATCATTTTTACACTCAAAAGGGTTTGTATTGGTCTTGTTCTCGGTTTTTGACACGGTGCAAGGATTGGGCTGGTGATTTTTCGTCTTTGGAGGAGGAGTTGTTGGAGTTCATGCAGAATTCGGAGAATCCAGAAAGGTTTCCTACAAAGGAGGAGTTGATTAGAGGTGGGAGAGTGGATTTGGTTGAAGGGATTGTTAAAGAAGGTGGGTGGTTATCTTATGGGTGGAATTTGAATCATGGGTCTGTTGAAAGTGTTGATTTTGAAGATGGGAATGTAGCTAAGGCTTCTGGGGTTGCTGCTTCTTCGAATTCGGATGATTTGTCTTTGGCTAACTCTTCTCAACCAGCTGAATCAGT GGAAATAGAAGCTGAGGAGTCTGGTATTGAGGGCATACTTAATCGTTTGGAGAAATACAGAAATAGTTCTTTCGGAGGTGGATTCGGAGAGAAAGAAGTTGGTGTTTCGTCCgataataaaaaagataaagaggAATGGGATCATAGAACCATAAAAGATGGA GTAGCTGCCAAACTTAACAATAGTAGTAGACAATCCTCATTGAACCCAACAACCAGTCCCCTCAGTGGTTCCCAGATCAAACTTGATCAACACGGATCTCAACTAGCTTCTAATAATTCAAGAAACTCAATTAAGCCAGAGACATGGAGAAGTTGGATTGATCAGAGAACTGGTTTTTCAAACGCAGATTTTGAAG ATGCTGAAATTGTTCCCAGTGAAACTCAGAAAGGACGTGCGAGCGATGTTTCAGGACGACTTGAAATCGTCAAAATAGGAGAGTTTTCTGACGAACCAATAAACAGAGAAACAGGATTAGATACTCTTGACACAATTGTAAATGCAAATCACAATGACATTAAGTCCCGTATCCAGCTTCTGGAATCGGAGCTATCCTCTGTACTTCATTCGTTGAGGTCTAACACCAGTGAAGTTACAATGCTAATG GAGCAGAAGAATTCTTCTGATGATCTAGCAAAGCTTTCCGATGCTTGGGAATTCCAGGAAACTGAAATCATGAATTCTCAAGCCAGACTACGTTCGTTACGTGCCAATTTGGCAGTGTTAGAAGGAAAGATGGCATTGGCAATAAT GGATGCACAAAAGGCTATTGATGAGAAGCAGAAGAAGATTGATCATGCCCACAAAGctttgaaacttttgaagcCGACTTGTGTAGTTTGGCCTAATATTGCTTCCGAAGTATTTTTAGTAGGATCATTTGATGGCTGGTCTTCCCAG AGAAAGATGGAGAAATCAAATACTGGTATATTTTCTGTGTTTTTGCAGCTGTATCCTGGAAATTATGAG ATCAAGTTTATTGTTGACGGTGAATGGAAAATTGATCCATTGCGTCCGGTGGTTAACAACAATGGCTACGTGAATAATCTTCTTGTCGTTCATGATTGA